From one Comamonas piscis genomic stretch:
- the rnhA gene encoding ribonuclease HI has product MNQVVIYTDGACKGNPGPGGWGALLSAGTAQKELFGGELGTTNNRMELMAVIQALEALKRPCDVQLYLDSQYVRKGITEWITGWKAKGWRTASKEPVKNVDLWQRLDALVHGGEHRITWHWVKGHAGDPGNERADALANKGVAVALGRA; this is encoded by the coding sequence GTGAACCAAGTGGTGATTTATACGGACGGCGCCTGCAAAGGCAACCCGGGCCCCGGCGGCTGGGGTGCTTTGCTGAGCGCGGGCACGGCGCAAAAGGAGCTGTTCGGCGGCGAGCTGGGTACCACCAACAACCGCATGGAGCTGATGGCCGTGATCCAGGCCCTGGAGGCTTTGAAGCGCCCCTGCGATGTGCAGCTGTATCTGGACAGCCAGTATGTGCGCAAGGGCATCACCGAATGGATCACGGGCTGGAAAGCCAAGGGCTGGCGCACGGCCAGCAAGGAGCCCGTGAAGAATGTGGATTTGTGGCAGCGCCTCGATGCGCTGGTCCATGGCGGCGAGCACCGCATCACCTGGCACTGGGTCAAGGGCCATGCCGGCGATCCGGGCAATGAGCGCGCAGATGCGCTGGCGAACAAGGGTGTGGCGGTGGCGCTAGGCCGCGCCTAA
- a CDS encoding class I SAM-dependent methyltransferase, translating to MNDQIIGTQNWWQTPLGSYMLSWEQTCYDDAVADIFGFHSLQIGLFPLQGLRNNRTPHRWLALDSTEQMLQWQQSRLADVQSFAPPLQSEGCLPATATTPITASLVCDAHALPFGPDTLDLVLLPHTLELSADPHAVLRDVARVMVPEGRVLISGINPASLWGMHTWSRRIPGLQKLPPMPDDHNLIGYGRLRDWLKLLGLELQSASFGCFRPAMRSDAWLSRWEWMDRLGPAAWPVLGGVYFVEAVKKVPSVHKLAAPWKAPAPSGVGRPAVAARERLTETHRRPD from the coding sequence ATGAATGACCAAATTATAGGCACGCAAAACTGGTGGCAGACGCCGCTGGGCAGCTACATGCTGTCCTGGGAGCAAACATGTTACGACGATGCAGTGGCTGATATTTTTGGCTTCCATAGTCTGCAGATCGGGCTTTTCCCGCTCCAGGGTCTGCGCAATAATCGCACGCCCCACCGCTGGCTGGCACTGGATTCGACCGAACAGATGCTGCAGTGGCAGCAAAGCAGGCTGGCAGATGTACAGAGCTTTGCGCCGCCTTTACAAAGCGAGGGCTGCCTGCCTGCAACAGCCACTACCCCGATAACCGCCAGCTTGGTGTGCGATGCCCACGCCTTGCCGTTTGGCCCCGATACGCTGGACCTGGTGCTGCTGCCCCATACCTTGGAGCTGAGTGCCGACCCGCATGCGGTGCTGCGCGACGTGGCCCGGGTGATGGTGCCCGAAGGGCGGGTGCTGATCAGCGGTATCAACCCGGCCAGCCTCTGGGGTATGCACACCTGGAGCCGCCGCATACCGGGTCTGCAAAAGCTGCCGCCCATGCCCGATGACCACAACCTGATTGGCTATGGCCGTTTGCGCGACTGGCTCAAGCTGTTGGGTCTGGAGTTGCAAAGCGCCAGTTTTGGCTGTTTTCGCCCTGCGATGCGCAGCGATGCCTGGTTGAGCCGCTGGGAATGGATGGACCGGCTGGGGCCCGCGGCTTGGCCAGTGCTGGGTGGTGTGTATTTTGTCGAGGCGGTCAAGAAAGTGCCCAGCGTCCACAAGCTGGCCGCGCCCTGGAAGGCGCCAGCGCCCAGCGGCGTGGGGCGCCCTGCAGTCGCAGCGCGTGAGCGGTTGACCGAGACCCATCGCCGCCCGGATTAA
- a CDS encoding Crp/Fnr family transcriptional regulator, producing the protein MDDPILTPEEREAINTGRWFSTLSPTLRHDILRCAYVKRFKDGGLIFSRGDEPEEWVSVARGSARVSSASLTGKQITLTYVEPGTWFGDVGLFDEDSRTHDVYAHGETTLVCVSKADFQRILQTHVEFYQALARMHARRIRSLYGMVEDLNTLPLRARLAKQLLHLSRSYGVPGKEVSETRIGLQLAQEELAQLLGASRQRVNQELKSMERESSIRIEPSGLTVRDSNALRRIAASE; encoded by the coding sequence ATGGACGATCCAATCCTGACCCCCGAAGAGCGCGAAGCTATCAACACAGGGCGCTGGTTCAGCACCCTGTCGCCCACTTTGCGCCACGACATCCTGCGCTGCGCCTATGTCAAGCGCTTCAAGGATGGCGGCCTGATCTTCTCGCGCGGCGATGAGCCCGAAGAGTGGGTGTCCGTGGCCCGAGGCTCGGCACGAGTCAGCTCGGCATCGCTCACCGGCAAGCAGATCACCTTGACCTATGTCGAGCCCGGCACCTGGTTTGGCGATGTAGGTCTGTTCGACGAAGACAGCCGCACACATGACGTCTATGCCCATGGCGAGACCACCCTGGTCTGCGTCAGCAAAGCGGATTTCCAGCGCATTCTGCAAACCCATGTGGAGTTCTACCAGGCGCTGGCCCGCATGCATGCCCGCCGCATCCGCAGCCTCTACGGCATGGTGGAAGATCTCAACACCCTGCCGCTGCGCGCGCGCCTGGCCAAGCAATTGCTGCACCTCTCGCGCAGCTACGGCGTGCCCGGCAAGGAAGTCAGCGAAACCCGTATCGGCCTGCAACTGGCCCAGGAAGAGCTGGCCCAGCTGCTGGGCGCCTCGCGCCAGCGGGTGAACCAAGAGCTCAAATCGATGGAGCGCGAATCCTCCATCCGCATCGAGCCCTCGGGCCTGACGGTGCGCGACAGCAATGCGCTGCGCCGCATTGCAGCGTCGGAGTAA